The DNA region TAAAGCGGCTGTTCGATATCTTGGGGGTTGTATGTCTTTTCCATTATTTCCAGGTTGCCGTATTCAGGTTAAAACCAGCCACGCGGTAGGCTTTGTAGCGTTCACGCGCCGATTGTTTCAGAGAATCTTCGTAAGGAACGAAGTCTATCACTTCTGTGAAAGCGGTGGCAAAATCTGCAAAGCCAACGCGCAGACTGATGAGCAGATCGCGCGGGCTGCTGTTGCGTTTTTCCGGCCAGGCGATTTCCACCGGCGAACCGCCACGCGGTCCTTCACCCGCCAGATTGTGTGGGACGAAACTGTCAGCCGGTCTGGCCCACAGTGCTTCATCCAGGCGAATGGCCTGTTTTTC from Citrobacter amalonaticus Y19 includes:
- the holC gene encoding DNA polymerase III subunit chi; amino-acid sequence: MKNATFYLLDNENTVDGLSAVEQLVCEIAAERWRSGKRVLIACEDEKQAIRLDEALWARPADSFVPHNLAGEGPRGGSPVEIAWPEKRNSSPRDLLISLRVGFADFATAFTEVIDFVPYEDSLKQSARERYKAYRVAGFNLNTATWK